In Gossypium raimondii isolate GPD5lz chromosome 12, ASM2569854v1, whole genome shotgun sequence, a single window of DNA contains:
- the LOC128035506 gene encoding uncharacterized protein LOC128035506, protein MSAVEAKDGGPDQANEKLVRRRQKSEADLTARTPERLLKEDSTNGGGYSTIIAKGLALRTKAVNRTKSGADAEFAGFNPTPTGLGDGFVVAGFSTVRKSSSTSSLQDQDRSSSSLSSLWPAASKWSLKPDLQGVSTVGNTIAIFHGLPKPMTARKSKAALD, encoded by the coding sequence ATGTCTGCTGTAGAAGCCAAAGATGGTGGACCTGATCAAGCAAATGAGAAACTGGTCCGAAGACGGCAGAAATCTGAGGCAGACTTGACTGCTCGAACCCCTGAAAGGCTGTTGAAGGAGGACAGTACCAATGGTGGAGGATATTCAACAATAATAGCAAAAGGCTTGGCACTGAGAACCAAAGCTGTTAACCGTACTAAATCAGGAGCTGATGCTGAGTTTGCCGGGTTCAATCCCACGCCAACAGGTCTTGGAGATGGTTTTGTGGTTGCTGGATTCTCCACAGTGAGGAAGTCATCGAGTACATCGAGCTTGCAAGATCAAGACCGTAGCAGCAGCAGTTTGTCATCACTGTGGCCAGCTGCATCCAAATGGAGTCTTAAGCCTGATTTGCAAGGAGTTTCAACGGTAGGCAATACAATAGCTATTTTTCATGGATTGCCAAAACCAATGACAGCTCGTAAAAGCAAAGCTGCGCTTGATTAG
- the LOC105764149 gene encoding uncharacterized protein LOC105764149: protein MNGLVTDRQMFTLKSLRIPLTGQHPPSPCSTNGSDTLRQSSANKTPAQHLPPELFDSFQSLRLKTSPRMLSSTMSSLQGYYGLKATEKKNTSEGFEMAVYRKGEAHHLEDGPFLKPSSASNPPWSFSGSLEA, encoded by the exons ATGAATGGTCTGGTTACTGATCGTCAAATGTTTACTCTTAAGTCACTCCGGATCCCTTTAACAGGCCAGCATCCGCCATCACCATGCTCGACAAATGGTTCCGATACACTGAG GCAAAGCAGTGCCAACAAAACCCCAGCGCAACATTTGCCTCCTGAATTGTTCGACTCATTCCAGTCTTTGAGACTGAAGACAAGTCCTCGAATGCTCTCCTCAACAATGAGCTCATTACAAGGTTACTATGGCCTTAAAGCAACAGAAAAAAAGAACACGTCTGAAGGTTTTGAGATGGCAGTATACAGGAAAGGAGAAGCTCATCATCTGGAGGATGGTCCGTTCCTTAAACCCTCCTCTGCTTCCAACCCTCCCTGGAGCTTCTCCGGAAGTTTAGAAGCATAA